TCCTTCGTTTTCAGCTCGACCATCACGGCCGAGGGTTCACGTTCGACCTCTTCCTCCACCTTCCTCCTGCTGAGAACCTGAATGAAGGCATCTCCAAGGCGCTCAAACTCGAAAACAAGGACATCATCTTCCCAGCGGTAGCCCCGGTAGGAAACACCGCCCATTCTGAAGGTAACCTCAAGAACGATTTTCATAATCACTCCCCCAGCTGTCCTACGGGACAGTCGTTTGACGACGTTAAAAAGGTTGGCATTGGAGGAAAGGAGAATAAGAAAGGCCTCAGCCGACCTTCTTCAGCTTGACCACCTGCTTGGCGAACTCCTCAAGGACCTCCTTCCTCATGCCCTCGAAGAACTTTATCGAGCCGGCGTAGCTGTGGCCGCCGCCCTCGATTCCAGCGCTCGGCAGGGCCTCCTGGAGCCTTGGGATTATCTCGTTCAGGTCGAAGTTGTAGGCCGCCATTCCGTCCGCGGCCCTGACAACCGCGAAGTCCGGGCCGTAGGCGAGGGTGAGTATCGGGGCATCTTCACCATACTTCTCCTTGAAGTGGTCGTGAATTAGGCCGGAGAGCTTGCCGGGGCTTGGATAGGAGAACTTCGGGGCGAAGAGCTCGATGTCTATCGTGTTGAACCTTATGCCGTTTGGCAGGACGACGCTCTTGACGTGGGGCAGCGAAGCCCTCAAAGCCTTCTCCTGCTTCTCCTTGACCTCCGGGTAGATGGCGTTGATGAGCTCGCGGTGCCTCTGGAGGTTTCCGGTGAGGAGGAGAATCTCGTCTATTATGCCGTGCCCGTCCATGAACTTCCAGAAGTAGGCCTCGTGGTCGATTACCTCCGCTATCTTCTTCAGGTCCTCCTCGTCGAGGCCCTTGGCCTTCTTCGCTATCTCAAGGTACTGGTAGAACTCCGGAGCTTTACTCCTGTCGCCGGTTCCGGCTATGGCCGGCAGGTGCTTTATCCTGTCCTCGACTTCGGGGTTTATGAAGCGCGCCACTTCCGTTGCCAGCATTCCGGCCGTTAATTCGTAGTAGCCGCGCTTTATGTGGTGCGGATTGACGTGAACATCGACGTAGTCATCGACCTTTGCCTTGTCCTCGCTCACCCACTCGCGCGGGTCGTGGTGGTCTATTACGACTATCGGGACGCCGAAGGCCCTTATGCGCTTGTAAGCTGGAATGTCCTCGCTCGTTCCGCCGTTGTCCACTATGACAACCAGCGGGAGCGGGTCACCGAACTTCTCGTGGTCCTCAATCATGAAAATTATGTCCTTGAGGACGTCTTCCAGCTCGTAGAAAGGAGCCCTGCTCGGCCTCCTCTTGAAGAGCTTCCACCTCGCGCCAGAATCCGGTGAAACCTGCTCTATGAGCGGCACTATGGCGTACTCCAGGGCCAGGCCGGAGGTGTAGCCGTCGGTATCTGCGTGGTGCCTCAGCAGTATCGGCCTGCCCTCAAGAATGGCCCTGCGTATCATGAAGGCGGCCTTCATTATCCTGGGCTTGAGCTTCTCGAGAACCTCACTCTGAACGAGGAAGCCCACGTCCTGGGGCTGGGCGCGCCTGTCGAGCTCCTCCTCTATGCGCTTCTTTACCTCCGCGGCCTCCGGCCCCCAGAGCCTGGCCATGTCGCTGACCTCTATCTGTATCTCGCCCGAGTGGAATGCCACCTTTCCTATTATCTCCACGATGTCGCCGACGTTGATGTTCGGGTAAGCCCTGACGCCGGGGGCTTCAAATGCCGCTGCCCACGTTATGCCCGTCCCGTCGGTTATGGTAAAGACCGTTGGCCCTCCGGTGACCTGTATCTGCGTAACCCTGCCGCGGAGCCTGACGGTCTGACCTGCCATGTCCTTGCTAAGGTCGCTGATGAGCGTGACGGGTAACTCCTTCCTCACCACGACCTCCTTGTAGTGCTTGAGGGCGGACTCGATGAGGTCGATCTCGCCCTTGTCCGGGCGAACGTCGAGAACCTGGACGAGTATCTCCTCCCCCGGCTTGTACTCCCTGCCGCCGAGGAGGTCCTTGCGCCTTATGAGTCCCCTCACGTGCGGGTTGAGGCGAACGAAGACGCCGAAGCGCTCCACCCTATCAATGGTTCCCTTGTAAACGTTCCCGACCTCTATGTCCTCGATGTCGCAGGTCTTGTCGAGGACGTAGACGACCTTGTACTTCCTCATGCAGTCCGGGCAGACCCAGGTGGTTTCCATTCCCGGTTCCCACGGCTCCTTGACCTTGCCGCAGATGTCACAAGCTAAAACGCGGCCGGTTCCACCGCAGGTGGGGCAGGTATCGTAGACCGGAACCACTCCTTTACCGTGGCACTCGGGACAGGGTATCTCATCGACCTCGTCCTCGACGCCGATGTAGTCGAGGTTCCGGTAACCCTTCAGCTTGTCACCTATCTTGAAATCAGCGGGAACGTAGCCCCAGCCCTCGCAAACGGGGCACTCCTTCTCGCCGGCCTTGATTTTCCCGGTCCCGTGGCACTCGGGGCACTCTCTAACCACCATAAGCATCACCCAGAACACTTGGTTCTGGAAGTTTAAACGGGGGTGGACTTATAACCTTTTGTCCCCTCTCGGAAGAGGCCCCAGAATACCGCCATCGAGAGGGCGTAGAGGAGGGCCGTTATTATGAACGGCCAGGTCAGGGAGACGTCAAAGAGCCTGCCGCCGATGTACTGGCCGATTCCAAAGGTGGCCGTCCAGGAGAGGTTGTTGAGAGCCATAGCCGTCGAGCGCTCCTCCTTTCTGAAAAAGCCCATCATGAAGGAGTTCCAGATAGGATTGACGATGTTCATCAGGATCGTCCTGACGATGTAGATGACCGCGGCCAGGGGAAAGGTCGTGGAGAGAGGCATTAAGGCTATCAGAACGCTGGCGCTGCCGTTGAACGTGACTATGGTCTTCACGCTCCCCAGCCTGTCGGCTATCATCGGAAGGAGGAAGGTTCCGATACCCATCACGAACTGCTGGAAGGCGAAGAGCCACCCTATGCTTTCCAAACTCGTTCCAAAGCGCTGGTTGAACCAGAGGCCGACGTAGGGTATCGTTACCCCGGCGCCGAGCCCTATGAGCGCGCTGGGCAGGGCGAAGCGGCCTATCCTGACGAGCAGGTCTCTATCAAGGCGAAGAACCCTCTCGGAATCGGCCAGGACGGACTTCACGAAGAGCACGAGGACAAAGCGAACGGGGATTATCACGAGGACCAGTGCAAAAACCTCCCGGTAGGGCAGGTACTTCTGGAGGAAGCCGGCAAGGAGTATGCCGAGGGCCGAGCCGATGGTTCCGGCTGCGGAGGACAGGCTGAAGAGGTAGTGCCTCTTCCCGTCGCTCACCTCACCGCTGAGGAGGGCCATGAAGGACGGGCCTTCGAGGGCCAGCCCAACCCCGATTAAAACCCCTCCAAGGGCGAGGAAGGGGATATCCGGAAGGGCAACCTGAAGGAACCTGCCTAGAAACATCAGGGAAATCCCGAGAAGAACGGCCCTCTTGTAGCCGACCCTGGCACCGAGCGGACCCGAGAAAAGCAGAACTGAGGCCTGAGCTAGCGTGGACAGCGAGAAGATCACTCCCATGCTTGTGTAGTCGTAGCCAAGGGACTTCAGGTAGAACGGGAATATGAACCAGGCCAGGTTTCCGCCTAACCACGAAACGAAGGAGTAGGCAACGAGCAACCAGGCGTCCCAGCCGAACCCCCTGTAATTCTGCAATGACATGAACGTTTAGACGTGCGTTTGAGTATATAAACCTAACCGACCGAAAAATTTATTAGTGAAAAGAAGGATTACTCAGCGTTAAAATTGAAAAACAGAACGATCTGCTGGCTCGAATAAGGGGCTTAGAATAATGAAAGGAGTAAAATAAGGTTTCACATTTCTTCCATAAACCTCTCAACGGCTTTTCTGGTTTCGGCATAGGTCTTCCCGGCAAGTATTATAACCTTATACTCCGGATTCTTTGGGTTGTTGAGAACCTTTATGACGTATCCCTCAGTCATAACCTCCGTCTTTATGGAGTCGATGGTGGATTTTCCGTAGACCTCCTCAAGCAACTCCCAAGCCCTATTACTGACCCAGCCGCCGACGATGATGATGTTCTTGTCATCGGGAAGGGAGGAAAGCGCGGTATCATTGACGATGAAAGAATAAACGTCGTCTGTGGCCTGAACCTTGGGAGCAGTTATGGAGACCTGGCGCGACACGGAAGCCACTCGGACGAAGCGGTAGCCATCGACCCCATCAACGACTCCGTCCTCGTTCCTGCTGAAAATCGGAACGAGCCTCAAACCCCAGTCGGTTGGAAGTTCAAGGAACTCCCCTGGCCCCACAAACACCCGGGGGAAGCTATGGAGGCTGGTGTTCACGTGGAGATAGAGAGTGTAGAGGTTCTCGGCGGGGTTGATGTCCCACACCCACTGACCGGTGTAAACGTCCCCGTCCCGGTACTGCTTGACCTTCTCATAGTACCAGTAGTCATAGGTCACCATCTGAGCGTTGTTTATTCCAACGAAGAAATCGGTCGGGTTGAAGAGAAACACCTTGAGAGCACCGCCCTCGAGGAGTTCGTTAAGCCTCGCAGAGGGGTAGGTGTCGTACTCCTCAAAATCCTCCTCACCGGCGGCGTTCACGTACATCAGGTAGTACTTGTCCTCGGCCATGGGCTTCTGCTTTACCGTCCCACTGGGGTAGGTAAGGACGACGAGCATCTTTGAAACGTCGATGTTTATGTCCAAGAACTTTATCCGCCACCCCCCAACGGAGAGCGTCTCCCCCAGGGATTTTGTCTCAGAGTCCACCTTTTTGTAGGAGTAGAAGTACATCGTGTCCCTTCCATCAACCGTCGTGGAGACCACCTGGTAGTCACCCCCAATGTCCAGGGGGGTGGTGTTCTCGTTGAACACTATCTCCACGCTCCTGTCGAAAAACTCGGCCATTCCCCTTGTTGAGTTGAACTCAACCCTTGAAAAGTTCACCCTAATGACCACCGCACGGCCAACGGGCTCGTCGCTGACGTTAACGCCTACGTCTGGCATATCGGTCGGATTGAGAACGTAAACCTGATCCAAGTCGGATATGAGAACGCTGTGGTACTCAACCGGGACAGAAACGGTGGCCGTGTAGGTTCCAGTGGTGATACCATTAAGGACTAGAAACGCACCCAGTCTGGAACCTGTTATGGCGTCCTCACCGATGTGGAGGGGGGTCCCGTTTACTATCTTGGTGGTGGGGAGAACTATCACCGTGTTGGAGGAGTTTAACGAGACGGAGGCCGCACTGGAGGACGTGAGAATCAAGCACATAATCATCAGGCTCAGGAACAGCGCCAAAGCCCTTTTCATCGTTTATCACCCCATTAAGGTTCATCTCAACCTTTATAACTTTTCCCGGGAATCTATTTCCGCGATGATGAGTGAATCCAATGCTGACGAGATGATGAACCCCGAACCTGAGCACGGGATAGAAAACGAAAGGCGAACCAAAATGGAGGAGAAGCTAGACGAAATATACGCCGAAATAGCAGAGCTGGAAAGGGAAATAAAGACCAGCAAGGCCCCCGACCAGCTCGGCTGGGACGACATAGCCCAGGAGATAGTTGGGGCAGTTACCTTCTCCCTTCCCTTCCTCTTCACCGGCGAGCTGTGGGAAGTTGCCAAGGACATATCCGTTGAGCGCTCGCTGGCGATACTCCTGATGACGCTTGGAGTGGCTTACCTCTTCATAGCCAAGTCCAGGATAGGAAACCTGAAGAAGGAGGAGCTTTTCCACGTCCCCAAGAGACTCCTAACCGTCACGGTGATAGCCTACATGATATCGGCGGTTCTGATATACGTGTACGGGATAAACGGCCTGGCCGACTTCACCCCGGGCCAATACATCAACGCGACCATACTTATAAGCACCTTCGCGGTGATAGGAGCCATAACGGTGGACATGGTGAAGTGAATGAAGGTAATAACCGGAGACCGGTTCGAGGCATTCGCCGACGAGAAGGCCCTTCTATTTCCGGAGTACAGGAAAAACCGCGACGAGCTCCTTGATTTCGTGGATTCCCTGACCGGAGATGAAACCGTCGTCACCGCGAGCCTCGAACTGATAGACTTAATAGCCTGGAAGTTCAAACGGGGCGAAGAGAACGTTCTGGTATACTCTGACACCGGGAAGTCCCTCACCCTCAAGGAGGTCTACGAGCTGAGGAAGTACCTCGATTTTGACGTCCGCGGCGGCTTTGGGGGAGAGAGGGCAGAGACAAGCGTTCTGTTCGTCGAGGGGAAGACAGACGCGAAGTTCTTCAAGGCGGTCTTCAAGAAGCTCTTCGAGTTCAGGGAGAGCAGGGAGGCACCATACAGCCTGAGGTTCATCGAGCGGGTTTTTGAAAGGGACAACTTCGACCTCCTTCGGCGGGAGGAGGGTTACTATCTTGCCATAATCCCCAGCGAGGGTAATTCGGGAGTGATAAGGAACCTCGGCAACTTCCTCCGGGCGATGGACGTTTTTGGCTTCACCGTTGAAAAGATAGGCGTGGCAATAGACGTTGACGAGGACAGAGAGGCGGCGATGGCTTCGATAAAGGGCAGGCTATCAGGGTTCAGGCATGAAAAAACACCCCTCGGATACCGCGTCGGGAAAACCGAGGTGGTTCCGCTGATAATCGGCCTTCCCTTCGAAGACGAGGCCGTAGAATGGAAGAAACCCACCGTTGAGGATTTGATGCTCCACCTCATAGAGAGGGAGGGCCTGCTGGAGAGGATAAGGCCCGGACTGGAGGCCCTCAACGGGAGCCTCGGCAGGAAGCTCAAGCCAAAGGAGGTCATGTACCTGGCCCTCTCAGCATACGGCCACTGGGGAAACCTCGAAGGGTTCTACGAGCTCTTCGTCATGCGCTCGCGCTTCAGAAACCTCAAAGCAGTCCTGCGCGAGGCAGGGCTCATGGAGGGACTTAGATACCTCGCCTTTGCCGAGCGCTGAGTTTTTAAGTTCCCTTCCTAGTTTCCACTGGTGATAAAGATGAAGCTCGTCTCATTCGACGTCTGGAACACCCTCCTCGACATCAACGTGATGCTCGACGTCATGGCCGTTGAGCTCTCCAGGCTGATGGGAGCGTGCATAGTCGACGTTGTGGAGGGCATGATGCTCACGCGCGAGAGGATAAAGCGCATGCGCGCCGGGACTCAGGGGGACCCCGAGAAGGCGCTGGAGGAGAGCCAGGAGATGCTGGCTGAACTTCTAGGGATAGACGTCGAGCTCGTCAAAAGGGCCGCGGCGAGGGCGACGCTGAACGTTACCGAAGAGATAGTTCTCCCTGGAGCAAAAGAAGCCCTCGAAGGAGTCAGGAGAAATGGCCTGAGGGTTACCGTGACGGGCAACGTGATGTTCTGGCCCGGCTCCTACACGAGGCTCCTACTCGAGAGGTTCGGCCTGATGGACTACATTGATAAAACCTTCTTCGCCGACGAGGTGAAGGCCTTCAAGCCGATGCCCGAGATGTTCAGGAAGCCGCTCGATGCCTTCGGAGTGAAGCCTGAAGATGCAATCCACATCGGCGACACCTACGCGGAGGACTTTGAAGGCGCTCTAAAGGCCGGCCTCTGGGCCGTCTGGATTAACCCCGAGGCCGAAGAAGTGAGAAG
This Thermococcus cleftensis DNA region includes the following protein-coding sequences:
- a CDS encoding DUF3226 domain-containing protein; the encoded protein is MKVITGDRFEAFADEKALLFPEYRKNRDELLDFVDSLTGDETVVTASLELIDLIAWKFKRGEENVLVYSDTGKSLTLKEVYELRKYLDFDVRGGFGGERAETSVLFVEGKTDAKFFKAVFKKLFEFRESREAPYSLRFIERVFERDNFDLLRREEGYYLAIIPSEGNSGVIRNLGNFLRAMDVFGFTVEKIGVAIDVDEDREAAMASIKGRLSGFRHEKTPLGYRVGKTEVVPLIIGLPFEDEAVEWKKPTVEDLMLHLIEREGLLERIRPGLEALNGSLGRKLKPKEVMYLALSAYGHWGNLEGFYELFVMRSRFRNLKAVLREAGLMEGLRYLAFAER
- a CDS encoding S-layer protein, with protein sequence MKRALALFLSLMIMCLILTSSSAASVSLNSSNTVIVLPTTKIVNGTPLHIGEDAITGSRLGAFLVLNGITTGTYTATVSVPVEYHSVLISDLDQVYVLNPTDMPDVGVNVSDEPVGRAVVIRVNFSRVEFNSTRGMAEFFDRSVEIVFNENTTPLDIGGDYQVVSTTVDGRDTMYFYSYKKVDSETKSLGETLSVGGWRIKFLDINIDVSKMLVVLTYPSGTVKQKPMAEDKYYLMYVNAAGEEDFEEYDTYPSARLNELLEGGALKVFLFNPTDFFVGINNAQMVTYDYWYYEKVKQYRDGDVYTGQWVWDINPAENLYTLYLHVNTSLHSFPRVFVGPGEFLELPTDWGLRLVPIFSRNEDGVVDGVDGYRFVRVASVSRQVSITAPKVQATDDVYSFIVNDTALSSLPDDKNIIIVGGWVSNRAWELLEEVYGKSTIDSIKTEVMTEGYVIKVLNNPKNPEYKVIILAGKTYAETRKAVERFMEEM
- a CDS encoding DHH family phosphoesterase, yielding MVVRECPECHGTGKIKAGEKECPVCEGWGYVPADFKIGDKLKGYRNLDYIGVEDEVDEIPCPECHGKGVVPVYDTCPTCGGTGRVLACDICGKVKEPWEPGMETTWVCPDCMRKYKVVYVLDKTCDIEDIEVGNVYKGTIDRVERFGVFVRLNPHVRGLIRRKDLLGGREYKPGEEILVQVLDVRPDKGEIDLIESALKHYKEVVVRKELPVTLISDLSKDMAGQTVRLRGRVTQIQVTGGPTVFTITDGTGITWAAAFEAPGVRAYPNINVGDIVEIIGKVAFHSGEIQIEVSDMARLWGPEAAEVKKRIEEELDRRAQPQDVGFLVQSEVLEKLKPRIMKAAFMIRRAILEGRPILLRHHADTDGYTSGLALEYAIVPLIEQVSPDSGARWKLFKRRPSRAPFYELEDVLKDIIFMIEDHEKFGDPLPLVVIVDNGGTSEDIPAYKRIRAFGVPIVVIDHHDPREWVSEDKAKVDDYVDVHVNPHHIKRGYYELTAGMLATEVARFINPEVEDRIKHLPAIAGTGDRSKAPEFYQYLEIAKKAKGLDEEDLKKIAEVIDHEAYFWKFMDGHGIIDEILLLTGNLQRHRELINAIYPEVKEKQEKALRASLPHVKSVVLPNGIRFNTIDIELFAPKFSYPSPGKLSGLIHDHFKEKYGEDAPILTLAYGPDFAVVRAADGMAAYNFDLNEIIPRLQEALPSAGIEGGGHSYAGSIKFFEGMRKEVLEEFAKQVVKLKKVG
- a CDS encoding HAD family hydrolase, with amino-acid sequence MKLVSFDVWNTLLDINVMLDVMAVELSRLMGACIVDVVEGMMLTRERIKRMRAGTQGDPEKALEESQEMLAELLGIDVELVKRAAARATLNVTEEIVLPGAKEALEGVRRNGLRVTVTGNVMFWPGSYTRLLLERFGLMDYIDKTFFADEVKAFKPMPEMFRKPLDAFGVKPEDAIHIGDTYAEDFEGALKAGLWAVWINPEAEEVRRIHERGFEVPGVEGILEVLEELGT
- a CDS encoding DUF2391 family protein, whose translation is MMSESNADEMMNPEPEHGIENERRTKMEEKLDEIYAEIAELEREIKTSKAPDQLGWDDIAQEIVGAVTFSLPFLFTGELWEVAKDISVERSLAILLMTLGVAYLFIAKSRIGNLKKEELFHVPKRLLTVTVIAYMISAVLIYVYGINGLADFTPGQYINATILISTFAVIGAITVDMVK
- a CDS encoding MFS transporter encodes the protein MSLQNYRGFGWDAWLLVAYSFVSWLGGNLAWFIFPFYLKSLGYDYTSMGVIFSLSTLAQASVLLFSGPLGARVGYKRAVLLGISLMFLGRFLQVALPDIPFLALGGVLIGVGLALEGPSFMALLSGEVSDGKRHYLFSLSSAAGTIGSALGILLAGFLQKYLPYREVFALVLVIIPVRFVLVLFVKSVLADSERVLRLDRDLLVRIGRFALPSALIGLGAGVTIPYVGLWFNQRFGTSLESIGWLFAFQQFVMGIGTFLLPMIADRLGSVKTIVTFNGSASVLIALMPLSTTFPLAAVIYIVRTILMNIVNPIWNSFMMGFFRKEERSTAMALNNLSWTATFGIGQYIGGRLFDVSLTWPFIITALLYALSMAVFWGLFREGTKGYKSTPV